The following are encoded in a window of Alphaproteobacteria bacterium genomic DNA:
- a CDS encoding ABC transporter permease — MTDVTFAAVDKSRLAVASQWQLMWWAFKRHRLAMVGLWVVGFFYLIALIPGFFSSNDPSAQNARAAYHPPQRLHIIDEAADGSWKFNLHIRPYVLRRDPTTLAAIYVEDPNRKVDLQFFTQGYEWSFFGLFKSNLHLIGTGDARQPLFLLGADRLGRCVWSRIMQGTQISLSVGLVGVFLSLLLGVVLGGISGYFGGKIDFSIQRVIEFVLSLPTIPIWLAMAAALPQDWPATLNYFMITLILSLTGWAQLARVVRGRFLSLRTEEFVTAARLDGASEGRIIFRHMLPSFMSHIIASITLAIPAMILAETSLSFLGLGLQPPTISWGVLLREAQNIRSIATAPWLFAPGVAVVVAVIALNFLGDGLRDAADPYNK; from the coding sequence ATGACGGACGTCACCTTCGCCGCGGTCGATAAAAGCCGCCTCGCCGTCGCCTCGCAATGGCAGTTGATGTGGTGGGCGTTCAAGCGCCACCGCCTCGCCATGGTGGGCTTGTGGGTGGTCGGGTTTTTCTACCTGATCGCCTTGATCCCCGGTTTCTTCTCGTCGAACGATCCGTCGGCGCAGAACGCGCGCGCGGCCTATCATCCGCCGCAACGCCTGCACATCATCGACGAAGCGGCCGACGGATCGTGGAAATTCAACCTCCATATCCGTCCCTACGTGCTGCGCCGCGATCCCACGACGCTCGCCGCGATCTATGTCGAAGATCCCAACCGCAAGGTCGATCTGCAGTTCTTCACCCAAGGCTACGAATGGTCGTTTTTCGGCCTGTTCAAGTCGAATCTGCATCTGATCGGTACGGGCGACGCGCGTCAGCCGCTGTTCCTGCTCGGCGCCGATCGTCTTGGCCGCTGCGTGTGGAGCCGCATCATGCAAGGCACGCAGATCTCGCTGTCGGTCGGCTTGGTCGGCGTGTTCCTGTCGCTGCTGCTCGGCGTCGTGCTCGGCGGCATCTCGGGCTATTTCGGCGGCAAGATCGATTTCTCGATCCAGCGCGTGATCGAATTCGTGCTGTCGCTGCCGACGATCCCGATCTGGCTCGCGATGGCGGCCGCGTTGCCGCAGGATTGGCCGGCGACGCTCAACTACTTCATGATCACGCTGATCCTGTCGCTGACCGGCTGGGCGCAGTTGGCGCGCGTCGTGCGCGGCCGGTTCCTGAGTCTGCGCACCGAGGAATTCGTGACGGCGGCGCGCCTCGACGGGGCGTCGGAAGGGCGCATCATCTTCCGGCATATGCTGCCGAGCTTCATGAGCCACATCATCGCGTCGATCACGCTGGCGATCCCGGCGATGATCTTGGCCGAAACGTCGCTTTCCTTCCTTGGTCTCGGCCTACAGCCGCCGACCATCTCCTGGGGCGTGCTGTTGCGCGAAGCCCAGAACATCCGCTCGATCGCGACCGCACCGTGGCTCTTCGCCCCCGGCGTCGCCGTGGTCGTCGCGGTCATCGCCCTCAACTTCCTGGGAGACGGGTTGCGCGACGCCGCCGATCCGTACAACAAATGA
- a CDS encoding ABC transporter ATP-binding protein — protein sequence MTGSNVVLEVKDLVTHFPTRTGVVKAVDGVSFKIERGKTLCVVGESGSGKSVTARSILQIVDTPGRIVSGSMMLHRPDGGSVDLAKLNPRGPEIRAVRGAEIAMIFQEPMSSLSPVHTVGDQIMEVLRLHLKMSKADARARTIELLKQVEIPNPDRAIDRYTFEFSGGMRQRVMIAMSLACNPSLLIADEPTTALDVTTQAEILDLIKRLQERHGMAVMFITHDMGVVAEIADDVLVMYHGKVMEEGPVDRIFHAPQDAYTKMLIGSVLKLERKADIRLKRAPIDEKAPPVVEIKNLVMHFGSGNNLVKAVDDVSLIVRPGETLGIVGESGSGKTTMGRCLMRVYQPTGGQMSYRRADGSVVDLVAADKQKLRECRREIRMIFQDPVGSLNPRMTVAQIIGEPLLVNEIAKGQELDDRVADLMRQVGLEPAWRERYPHAFSGGQRQRIGIARAIALNPRLIVADEATSALDVSLRSQMLDLMMNLQDKLGLSYVFISHDIGVIRYMCDRIAVMYRGKVVETGETEQVCDAPNHAYTKALLSAIPRPDPRARRMGQRHRYVA from the coding sequence ATGACCGGCAGCAACGTCGTTCTCGAGGTCAAGGATCTCGTCACCCATTTCCCGACGCGTACGGGCGTGGTGAAGGCCGTCGACGGCGTCTCGTTCAAGATCGAACGCGGCAAAACCCTGTGCGTCGTCGGCGAGTCCGGCTCGGGCAAGAGCGTCACCGCGCGCTCGATCCTGCAAATCGTCGACACGCCGGGCCGCATCGTCTCGGGCTCGATGATGCTACATCGTCCCGACGGCGGCAGTGTGGATCTCGCCAAGCTGAACCCGCGCGGGCCCGAGATCCGCGCGGTGCGCGGCGCCGAGATCGCGATGATCTTCCAGGAGCCGATGTCCTCGCTGTCGCCCGTGCACACGGTCGGCGACCAGATCATGGAAGTGCTGCGCCTGCATCTGAAGATGTCGAAGGCCGACGCGCGCGCCCGCACGATCGAATTGCTGAAGCAGGTGGAAATCCCGAACCCCGACCGCGCGATCGATCGCTACACGTTCGAATTTTCGGGCGGCATGCGCCAGCGCGTGATGATCGCGATGTCGCTCGCCTGCAATCCGTCGCTGCTGATCGCGGACGAGCCGACGACCGCACTCGACGTGACGACGCAGGCCGAAATTCTCGATCTCATCAAGCGCCTTCAGGAACGCCACGGCATGGCCGTGATGTTCATCACCCACGATATGGGCGTGGTGGCGGAAATCGCGGACGACGTGCTGGTCATGTATCACGGCAAGGTGATGGAGGAAGGTCCGGTGGACCGCATCTTCCACGCGCCGCAAGACGCCTATACGAAGATGTTGATCGGCTCGGTGCTGAAGCTCGAGCGCAAGGCCGATATCCGCCTGAAGCGCGCGCCCATCGACGAAAAGGCGCCGCCGGTGGTCGAGATCAAGAATCTCGTCATGCATTTCGGCTCGGGCAACAATTTGGTGAAGGCGGTCGACGACGTGTCGTTGATCGTACGCCCGGGCGAGACGCTGGGCATCGTCGGCGAGTCCGGTTCGGGCAAGACGACGATGGGCCGTTGCCTGATGCGCGTCTATCAGCCGACCGGCGGGCAGATGAGCTATCGCCGCGCCGACGGTTCGGTCGTCGATCTGGTCGCCGCCGACAAGCAGAAGCTGCGCGAATGCCGGCGCGAAATCCGCATGATCTTCCAGGATCCGGTTGGCTCGCTCAATCCGCGCATGACGGTGGCGCAGATCATCGGCGAACCGCTGCTGGTCAACGAGATCGCGAAGGGGCAGGAGCTCGACGACCGCGTCGCCGATCTCATGCGCCAAGTCGGGCTGGAGCCCGCCTGGCGCGAACGTTATCCGCACGCGTTCTCCGGCGGTCAGCGCCAGCGCATCGGCATCGCGCGCGCGATCGCGCTCAATCCGCGTTTGATCGTGGCGGACGAAGCGACCTCGGCACTCGACGTGTCGCTGCGCTCGCAAATGCTCGATCTGATGATGAATCTGCAGGACAAGCTGGGCTTGAGCTACGTCTTCATCAGCCACGATATCGGCGTCATCCGCTACATGTGCGACCGCATCGCGGTCATGTATCGCGGCAAGGTCGTCGAAACCGGCGAGACCGAACAGGTCTGCGACGCCCCCAACCACGCCTACACCAAGGCGCTGCTCTCGGCGATCCCGCGGCCCGATCCGCGCGCGCGCCGGATGGGCCAGCGCCATCGCTATGTCGCGTAA
- a CDS encoding mandelate racemase/muconate lactonizing enzyme family protein, protein MKITDVKTFLMNAGRPGAKFWASDGSFGPEGDYSNNLRGARHWLFVKIYTDEGITGIGECSGWPKVIDTAIHDLKSLLIGEDPTHIERLNQKMMIAMMGHGLLGTVGGGAMTGIDMALWDIKGKALNVPVWNLLGGKVRDRIRIYAHANAPEVALSCKKRGITAIKCGGVSNPVQKIAALREAIGAEMDLMIDMHGPPWMTPADAARLARALEPYNLMWIEDPIAPENLDGYKRIRDAAHVPLAAGERMATIFGLRDLIERDLIDVAQPDTGRAGGITQMKKIAAMAEAHHIMMAPHSGSLGPVAEYAALHVLASIPNALILERIEDDWEGRAKTVIPHPQQKDGYLTVPDTPGLGVDIDEAFVAKFPAANNVAVPIGEDSNSYAEGTYREHVYVQTRFKRGQYFKAGE, encoded by the coding sequence GTGAAGATCACCGACGTTAAAACGTTTCTGATGAATGCCGGCCGCCCCGGCGCCAAGTTCTGGGCGTCCGACGGGTCGTTCGGGCCCGAGGGCGATTATTCGAACAATCTGCGGGGTGCCCGCCACTGGCTGTTCGTCAAGATCTACACCGACGAAGGCATCACCGGCATCGGCGAATGCTCGGGCTGGCCGAAAGTCATCGACACGGCCATCCACGATTTGAAGTCGCTGCTGATCGGTGAGGATCCGACGCATATCGAGCGGCTCAATCAGAAAATGATGATCGCCATGATGGGCCACGGCCTGCTCGGCACGGTCGGCGGCGGCGCCATGACCGGGATCGACATGGCGTTGTGGGACATCAAGGGCAAGGCGCTGAACGTGCCGGTGTGGAACCTACTGGGCGGCAAGGTCCGCGACCGCATCCGCATCTACGCCCATGCCAACGCGCCCGAAGTGGCGTTGAGCTGCAAGAAGCGCGGCATCACCGCGATCAAATGCGGCGGCGTGTCGAATCCCGTGCAGAAGATCGCGGCGCTGCGCGAAGCGATCGGCGCCGAGATGGATCTGATGATCGACATGCACGGGCCGCCCTGGATGACGCCGGCGGACGCCGCGCGCCTCGCGCGCGCGTTGGAGCCCTATAATTTGATGTGGATCGAAGATCCGATCGCGCCGGAAAATCTCGACGGCTATAAGCGCATCCGCGACGCGGCCCATGTGCCGCTGGCGGCGGGCGAACGCATGGCGACAATTTTCGGCCTGCGCGATCTGATCGAGCGGGATCTGATCGACGTCGCCCAGCCCGATACGGGCCGCGCGGGCGGCATCACCCAAATGAAGAAGATCGCCGCGATGGCGGAAGCCCATCACATCATGATGGCGCCGCATTCGGGCTCGCTGGGCCCCGTGGCGGAATATGCGGCGTTGCACGTGCTGGCGTCCATCCCCAACGCGCTGATCCTGGAGCGGATCGAGGACGATTGGGAAGGTCGCGCCAAGACCGTGATCCCGCATCCGCAGCAAAAGGACGGGTACCTCACCGTGCCTGACACGCCGGGTCTGGGTGTCGATATCGACGAAGCGTTTGTCGCGAAGTTCCCGGCGGCGAACAACGTGGCGGTGCCGATCGGCGAAGATTCGAACAGCTACGCCGAAGGCACCTATCGCGAACATGTCTATGTGCAGACGCGCTTCAAGCGCGGCCAATATTTCAAGGCGGGCGAGTAA
- a CDS encoding mandelate racemase/muconate lactonizing enzyme family protein: MKIERLRAFMTRDKDRPRVIVAIDTEDGVTGWGECYNHGPDKALLPLLDYLFGFIKGQDASRVEYLINILMQQSRFPPGALGLAGISAIDHCLWDISAKALGVPVYKMIGGNVRDRVKVYAGVYTAPDPAAARDEFDKLNADWGLTAFKLSPYRLDMHRNRWGEVVREAAEYFRKLRETVRSDYEIAFDAHAKIFEVGQAAQLGNALAPYDPMFFEEPLRPENFDAWGELKRQLKCTLATGESYYSRFEYLRLMQAKGCDIVQPDICVVGGITEMKRIAAIAEAHFVSIAPHNPMGPLASAVNLHFCAAQTNFRFLEYRLPQGPGYVFGTGRQEAPPEEQRLQGAWYVKDPYLPKDGHLELRPDRPGWGVEMDMQILGKEDYVHWQRKVPVKRDGSTGYV; this comes from the coding sequence CTGAAGATCGAACGTTTGCGCGCCTTCATGACGCGCGACAAGGACCGGCCCCGGGTGATCGTCGCGATCGACACCGAGGACGGCGTGACCGGCTGGGGCGAATGCTACAATCACGGCCCCGACAAGGCGCTGCTGCCGCTGCTCGACTATCTGTTCGGCTTCATCAAGGGCCAGGATGCGAGCCGCGTCGAATACCTGATCAATATTCTGATGCAGCAATCGCGCTTCCCCCCGGGCGCTTTGGGCCTCGCCGGGATTTCGGCGATCGACCATTGCCTGTGGGATATCTCGGCCAAGGCGCTGGGCGTGCCCGTCTACAAGATGATCGGCGGAAATGTGCGCGACCGCGTGAAGGTCTATGCGGGTGTCTACACCGCACCGGACCCGGCCGCTGCGCGCGACGAGTTCGACAAGTTGAACGCCGATTGGGGCCTGACCGCGTTCAAGCTGTCGCCGTATCGTTTGGACATGCACCGAAATCGCTGGGGCGAGGTTGTGCGCGAGGCGGCGGAGTATTTCCGCAAGCTGCGCGAGACGGTGCGCAGCGATTACGAAATTGCCTTCGATGCGCACGCCAAGATCTTCGAAGTGGGACAGGCGGCCCAGCTCGGCAACGCGCTGGCCCCCTACGATCCGATGTTCTTCGAGGAGCCGCTGCGCCCGGAGAATTTCGACGCCTGGGGCGAGTTGAAGCGCCAGTTGAAATGCACGCTGGCAACGGGCGAATCCTATTACAGTCGCTTCGAGTATCTACGCCTGATGCAGGCGAAGGGTTGCGACATCGTGCAGCCCGATATCTGCGTCGTCGGCGGCATCACCGAGATGAAGCGCATTGCCGCGATCGCCGAAGCGCATTTCGTGTCGATCGCGCCGCACAACCCGATGGGGCCGCTCGCCTCGGCGGTGAACCTGCATTTCTGCGCCGCGCAGACGAATTTCCGTTTTCTGGAATATCGCCTACCGCAAGGGCCGGGCTATGTGTTCGGCACCGGCCGCCAGGAGGCGCCGCCCGAAGAGCAGCGCTTGCAAGGTGCGTGGTACGTCAAGGATCCGTATCTGCCCAAGGACGGGCATTTGGAGCTGCGGCCCGACCGGCCCGGCTGGGGCGTCGAAATGGATATGCAGATCCTCGGCAAGGAGGACTACGTCCATTGGCAGCGCAAAGTGCCGGTCAAGCGCGACGGCTCGACCGGCTACGTTTGA
- a CDS encoding SMP-30/gluconolactonase/LRE family protein, translating into MTKETLQIERLIDFPLGVGEGPLWDAKSQSLYFIDILAPALFRLNPATKAIQRWDMPSKIGSFGLCPDGRAVVALVDGVYYFDFATKKFDFLVNPEPGIEGNRLNDGKIGPDGYFWIGSMDDRPEKEPRAGLYRVGPDKSCVRLLDGLIVSNGLAWTPDGRTMFHSDSRHRFIQTFDFDAKTGAATNKRVIRTMSDEDGRPDGAACDAEGFYWSAGVSAGVLNRIAPDGTIVSRIPVPLAAPTMPCFGGPDLKTLYVTSLTSDRLGPKEGGTLISFRVDVPGAPIARFGEPLKL; encoded by the coding sequence GTGACGAAGGAAACGCTGCAAATCGAACGGCTTATCGACTTCCCGCTCGGCGTGGGCGAAGGCCCGCTGTGGGACGCGAAAAGCCAAAGCCTGTACTTCATCGATATTCTGGCGCCGGCTTTGTTCCGCCTGAACCCCGCGACCAAGGCGATCCAGCGCTGGGATATGCCGAGCAAGATCGGCTCGTTCGGTCTGTGCCCCGACGGGCGCGCGGTCGTGGCGCTGGTCGACGGCGTCTATTACTTCGACTTCGCGACCAAGAAGTTCGACTTCCTGGTGAACCCGGAGCCGGGCATCGAGGGCAATCGCCTGAACGACGGCAAGATCGGCCCCGACGGTTATTTCTGGATCGGCAGCATGGACGACCGGCCGGAGAAGGAACCGCGCGCCGGGCTCTACCGCGTCGGCCCCGACAAAAGCTGCGTGCGCCTGCTCGACGGCTTGATCGTGTCGAACGGTCTGGCGTGGACGCCGGACGGCCGCACGATGTTCCATTCCGACAGCCGCCATCGCTTCATCCAAACCTTCGACTTCGATGCGAAGACCGGTGCGGCGACGAACAAGCGCGTCATCCGCACGATGTCGGACGAAGACGGCCGCCCCGACGGGGCCGCGTGCGACGCGGAAGGCTTCTACTGGTCGGCGGGTGTGTCGGCGGGCGTGCTGAACCGCATCGCGCCGGACGGCACGATCGTTTCGCGCATTCCCGTTCCCCTCGCCGCCCCGACGATGCCGTGCTTCGGCGGGCCCGACCTCAAAACGCTCTATGTCACGTCGCTGACCAGCGACCGCCTGGGGCCGAAGGAAGGCGGCACGCTGATCTCCTTCCGCGTGGACGTGCCCGGCGCCCCGATCGCGCGGTTCGGCGAACCTCTCAAATTGTGA
- a CDS encoding GntR family transcriptional regulator — protein MTTPKTGAPVELPVRSRLAPVDPAYLRGLREHVHDVLRRAIIGGELPAGSWLIERQLAAELGVSTTPLKEALRRLELEGLVATEPRRGVRVTFDSNQAYEMALARAALEAMISRMAAERIDAETIAALRAIVARMEAATKVGDVDVLIAANEEFHDLIHTASGCRYMPRLIETQRVFVHTARYVILSDVEERGRAFAEHRAIFEALAAHDGDGAERAMRDHVLRSARQHVKTAFERREETPS, from the coding sequence ATGACCACGCCGAAAACCGGAGCCCCCGTGGAACTGCCCGTCCGCAGCCGATTAGCGCCGGTCGACCCCGCCTATTTGCGGGGTTTGCGCGAGCATGTCCACGATGTGTTGCGCCGGGCGATCATCGGCGGCGAATTGCCGGCGGGGTCGTGGCTGATTGAGCGCCAATTGGCGGCCGAATTGGGCGTCAGCACCACGCCGCTGAAGGAGGCGCTGCGCCGCCTCGAACTCGAAGGCCTGGTCGCGACCGAGCCGCGCCGCGGCGTGCGTGTGACCTTCGATTCAAACCAAGCCTACGAGATGGCGCTGGCGCGCGCCGCACTCGAAGCGATGATCAGCCGCATGGCGGCCGAACGCATCGACGCCGAGACCATCGCCGCGTTGCGCGCGATCGTGGCGCGGATGGAAGCGGCGACCAAGGTCGGCGATGTCGACGTGCTGATCGCCGCCAACGAGGAATTCCACGATCTGATCCACACCGCGTCGGGCTGCCGCTACATGCCGCGTTTGATCGAAACGCAGCGCGTGTTCGTGCACACCGCGCGTTACGTGATTTTGTCGGATGTTGAAGAGCGCGGCCGCGCCTTCGCCGAACATCGCGCGATTTTCGAAGCGCTCGCCGCGCATGACGGCGACGGTGCCGAACGCGCGATGCGCGACCATGTTTTGCGCTCTGCGCGCCAGCACGTCAAAACGGCGTTCGAACGCCGGGAGGAGACACCATCATGA
- a CDS encoding dihydrodipicolinate synthase family protein → MTAKLRQALAGISGVHVTPYTADGGIDGALLAKVIDRIAAAGVHNIVSAGNTGEFYALTLDEVRAVHDGAIEANKNRSLLTAGVGRSLKDAIELGRRAKANGAHALMAHQPLDPFAAPQAQAAYFKAIADGVDLPLVAYVRSDAMGRADLLGIANHPNVVAVKFATPNMMLLAEVVRESGANTALWVCGLAEGWAAPFYAAGARGFTSGLVNVDPKRSLAIHAALESGDFAKVRELVTTIAAFETMRTKFQNGANVTVVKEAMMQIGYPVGPVRLPGLVALDAEDRAKLSGILQSWGVLPAQRAAE, encoded by the coding sequence ATGACCGCCAAACTGCGCCAAGCCCTCGCCGGTATCTCCGGCGTTCATGTCACGCCGTATACCGCCGATGGCGGGATCGACGGCGCGTTGCTCGCCAAGGTGATCGACCGCATCGCCGCCGCGGGCGTGCACAACATCGTCTCGGCCGGCAATACCGGCGAGTTCTACGCGCTGACGCTCGACGAAGTGCGCGCGGTGCATGACGGCGCCATCGAAGCCAACAAGAACCGCTCGCTGCTGACGGCCGGCGTGGGCCGCTCGCTGAAGGATGCGATCGAACTCGGCCGCCGCGCCAAGGCCAACGGCGCGCATGCGCTGATGGCGCATCAACCGCTCGACCCGTTCGCCGCCCCGCAAGCGCAGGCCGCGTATTTCAAAGCGATCGCCGACGGCGTCGATCTGCCGCTGGTCGCCTATGTGCGCTCCGACGCGATGGGCCGCGCCGATCTGCTCGGCATCGCCAATCATCCCAACGTCGTCGCGGTCAAATTCGCCACGCCGAACATGATGCTGTTGGCCGAAGTCGTGCGCGAAAGCGGCGCCAACACGGCGCTGTGGGTTTGCGGCCTCGCCGAAGGCTGGGCCGCCCCCTTCTATGCGGCGGGGGCGCGCGGCTTCACGTCGGGTCTCGTCAATGTCGATCCCAAGCGCTCGCTGGCGATCCACGCGGCGCTCGAATCGGGCGACTTCGCCAAGGTGCGCGAGCTCGTCACCACCATCGCCGCTTTCGAAACGATGCGCACCAAGTTCCAGAACGGCGCCAATGTCACGGTCGTCAAGGAAGCGATGATGCAGATCGGCTATCCGGTCGGCCCCGTGCGCCTGCCGGGTTTGGTGGCGCTGGATGCCGAAGACCGCGCCAAACTTTCCGGCATTCTCCAATCCTGGGGCGTTCTGCCCGCGCAACGGGCGGCGGAATAG
- a CDS encoding PLP-dependent transferase, with protein MTGKKPNPETLALHAGWRADPATGAVAVPIYQTTSYQFRDTQHAENLFALKELGNIYTRLGNPTTDVLEKRVAALEGGVAALALASGQAASAFAIQNLARAGDNVVSSTDLYGGTWNLFANTLKDQGIDVRFVDPADPEAFRRATDARTRAYYAETLPNPKLTVFPIAEVAAIGREFGIPLIVDNTAAPLLARPFDHGAAVVVYSSTKYLGGHGTSIGGVIVDGGNFDWAKFPERQPALNTPDPSYHGAVWFEAVKPLGPVAYIIKARTTLLRDLGSALSPFNAFQLLQGIETLPLRIERHAQNAQRVADFLAKRGEVTSVIHPSAQSGAARARADKYLKGGYGGLVGFELKGGRDAGRRFIDALELFYHVANIGDARSLAIHPATTTHSQLNADEQKAAGVTPGYVRLSIGLEHIDDILADLDKALKAAG; from the coding sequence ATGACCGGCAAGAAACCCAATCCCGAAACCTTGGCTTTGCATGCGGGCTGGCGCGCGGATCCCGCGACCGGCGCCGTCGCGGTGCCGATCTATCAGACGACCTCCTACCAATTCCGCGACACGCAGCACGCCGAAAACCTGTTCGCGCTGAAGGAACTCGGCAACATCTACACGCGCTTGGGCAATCCGACGACCGATGTGCTGGAGAAGCGCGTCGCGGCGCTGGAAGGCGGCGTGGCCGCTTTGGCGCTGGCGTCGGGCCAAGCCGCGTCGGCCTTCGCGATCCAGAATTTGGCGCGCGCGGGCGACAACGTCGTCAGCTCCACCGATCTTTACGGCGGCACGTGGAATCTGTTCGCGAATACGCTGAAGGATCAGGGCATCGACGTACGCTTCGTCGATCCCGCCGATCCCGAAGCCTTCCGACGTGCGACCGATGCGCGCACGCGCGCCTATTACGCCGAAACGCTGCCGAACCCGAAGCTGACCGTATTCCCGATCGCGGAAGTCGCGGCGATCGGCCGCGAATTCGGCATTCCGCTGATCGTCGACAACACGGCGGCCCCGCTGCTGGCGCGGCCCTTCGATCATGGGGCGGCGGTCGTCGTCTATTCGTCGACCAAGTATCTCGGCGGTCACGGCACGTCGATCGGCGGCGTGATCGTCGACGGCGGCAATTTCGATTGGGCGAAATTCCCCGAACGCCAGCCCGCCCTCAACACGCCCGATCCCAGCTATCACGGCGCGGTGTGGTTCGAAGCGGTGAAGCCGCTCGGGCCCGTCGCCTATATCATCAAGGCGCGCACGACGCTGCTGCGCGATCTGGGTTCGGCGCTGTCGCCGTTCAACGCGTTCCAATTGCTGCAAGGGATCGAGACGCTACCCTTGCGCATCGAACGCCATGCGCAGAACGCCCAGCGCGTGGCGGATTTCCTAGCCAAGCGCGGGGAAGTGACCAGCGTCATCCATCCGTCGGCGCAATCGGGTGCGGCGCGCGCGCGGGCCGACAAATACCTCAAGGGCGGCTATGGCGGCTTGGTCGGCTTCGAACTGAAGGGCGGGCGCGATGCCGGCCGCCGTTTCATCGACGCGCTGGAGTTGTTCTATCACGTCGCCAATATCGGCGACGCGCGCAGCCTCGCCATCCATCCGGCGACGACCACGCACTCGCAGTTGAACGCTGACGAGCAGAAGGCGGCCGGCGTGACGCCGGGCTATGTGCGCCTGTCGATCGGCCTCGAGCATATCGACGATATCCTCGCCGATCTCGACAAGGCGCTCAAAGCCGCGGGCTAA